The Nerophis lumbriciformis linkage group LG07, RoL_Nlum_v2.1, whole genome shotgun sequence genome window below encodes:
- the rsu1 gene encoding ras suppressor protein 1, translating to MSKSLKKIVDETREKNLPEVEMCDRGISNMLDVPGLFTLSNITQLVLSHNKLTVVPANISELKNLEVLNMFNNQIEELPTQISSLQKLKYLNLGMNRLCNLPRGFGSLPALEVLDLTYNNMNHNSLPGNFFYLTTLRALYLSDNDFEVLPADIGKLAKLQILSLRDNDLISLPKEIGELVQLKELHIQGNRLTVLPPELGNLDLTGPKQVFKAENNPWVTPIADQFQLGVSHVFEYVRSETYKYLYGRHMQANPEPPKKNNDKSKKISRKPLSAKNK from the exons ATGTCCAAGTCACTGAAGAAAATTGTAGACGAGACTCGAGAAAAAAACCTCCCAGAAGTGGAGATGTGCGACAGAGGCATTTCGAACATGTTGGATGTACCAGGATTGT TCACTTTGTCCAACATCACTCAGTTGGTCCTCAGCCACAACAAGCTCACAG TGGTTCCTGCTAACATCTCAGAGCTGAAAAATCTGGAGGTCCTGAACATGTTCAACAACCAGATTGAAGAGCTGCCAACTCAAATTAGTAGTCTTCAGAAGTTGAAATACCTTAATCTTGG AATGAACCGCCTTTGCAACTTGCCTAGAGGCTTTGGTTCCTTGCCAGCACTTGAAGTTTTGGATCTAACCTACAATAATATGAACCATAACTCCCTGCCTGGAAATTTCTTCTACCTCA CAACACTTCGTGCTCTGTATCTGAGTGACAATGACTTTGAAGTCCTGCCAGCTGACATTGGGAAGCTGGCAAAGCTGCAAATA TTGAGTCTTCGGGATAACGATCTTATCTCACTGCCAAAGGAGATTGGGGAATTGGTTCAACTCAAGGAGCTTCACATCCAAGGCAACAGACTGACTGTCCTTCCACCGGAACTTG GGAATCTGGATCTGACTGGACCAAAGCAGGTTTTCAAAGCAGAAAACAATCCCTGGGTCACTCCCATTGCCGATCAGTTTCAACTCGGAGTCTCCCATGTGTTTGAATACGTTCGCTCTGAGACCTACAAATA TCTCTACGGTAGACACATGCAGGCCAACCCGGAACCTCCTAAGAAGAACAACGACAAAAGTAAAAAGATCAGCCGGAAACCACTGTCAGcaaaaaacaaatga